The Cupriavidus necator N-1 DNA window AGGCCACGACGCCACACCGCTGGCCGTCGCCGCATAGGCCCCCGCCGAGCCTGGCGCCGGCGCCCTGCCGGCAACGGGGCGGCCCATGCAGCACCGCACTCCTCACCCGCTTCAGGCAGGCGCCGTACTTTCCGGTGCCGTCGCCTCCCGCATTGCCTGCCTTGGCGTACAATACCCGGCTTGACTGGGCGACCTGCCGGGCGTATATGGCCTAGCCGGCCCGGCCCGACGCCCCGCCTCAGTCCGGCCGCTTTCAACCGCGGCCATGGTTCCTGCCCCAGCTATTCGCCGGTTTTTCGCTCGATTCGCCCCAATTTGCCGTTCAGCACGCCATGAAAATCGCCCGTACCGAAGACATCATTGCCGACATCCGCGCCGGCCGCATGGTCATCCTCGTCGATGAGGAAGACCGCGAGAATGAAGGCGACCTGGTGCTGGCTGCCGATTTCGTCACACCGGAAGCTATCAATTTCATGGCCAAGCACGGCCGCGGGCTGATCTGCCTGACCCTGACCGCCGAGCGCTGCCGCCAGCTGGACCTGCACCCGATGGTCAGCCGCAACGGCACCCAGCACGGCACCAACTTCACCGTGTCGATCGAGGCCGCCGAAGGCGTGACCACTGGCATTTCCGCCGCCGACCGCGCCCGCACCGTGCAGGCCGCCGTCGCCCGCGATGCCAAGTCGGCCGACCTGGTCCAGCCCGGCCATATCTTCCCGCTGACGGCCCAGCCCGGCGGTGTGCTGATCCGCGCCGGCCATACCGAGGCCGGCTGCGACCTGGGCGCGCTGGCAGGCCTGACGCCAGCGGCCGTGATCTGCGAGATCATGAAGGACGACGGCACCATGGCGCGCCTGCCGGACCTGATCGAGTTCGCGCAGGAACATGACCTGAAGATCGGCACCATTGCCGACCTGATCCACTACCGCAGCCGCACTGAGAGCATTATCGAGCGTGTGGGCGAGCGCGACATGCAGACCCCCTACGGCACCTTCCGCAGCATCGCCTACCGCGACAAGCCCACCGGCCAGGCGCACCTGGCGCTGGTCAAGGGTTCGCCCGCGCCGGACCAGGAAACGCTGGTGCGCGTGCACGAGCCCTTCTCGGTGCTGGACCTGCTGGAAGTGAAGCGCACCACGCACTCGTGGAGCATCCCCGCCGCGCTGGAAGCCATCGCCGGCGCCGATAATGGCGTGGTGGTGCTGCTGAACTGCGGCGACTCGGCCGACCAGCTGTTCACGCAGTTCAGCGCGCTGGACGCGCCGCAGTCGCGCCCGCGCCGCAAGCCGGACCTGCGCACCTACGGCATGGGCGCGCAGATCCTGAAGGACGTCGGGGTGGGCAGGATGCGCGTGCTGGCGTCGCCGCAGCGCATGCCCAGCATGACCGGCTTCGACCTCGAAGTCACCGGCTACCAACCCATGAACGGCCAGGCCGACTGAGCCTGCGCCACCCGAACACCCCGGCAGCGCGCACCAGCGCCGTTGCCGCCCCGAAAACTGGAGAACTGAACAATGGATCACGGCTTCTACCCCAGCAACCTCGACGGTGAAGGCCTGCGTATCGGCATCGTGCAGGCCCGCTTCAACGAGCCGGTCTGCGCCGAGCTGCTCGAAGCCTGCGTGGCCGAGCTGGAAAAGCTCGGCGTCGAGGGCGAAGACACCCTGGTGGTGACCGTCCCCGGCGCGCTGGAAATCCCGCTGGCGCTGCAGAAGATGTGCGAGAGCGGCCAGTTCGACGCCCTGGTCGCACTGGGCGCCGTGGTGCGCGGCGAGACCTACCACTTCGAGCTGGTCTCGAACGAGTCGGGCGCCGGCATCACCCGCGTCGGCCTGGACTTCAATGTGCCGATCGCCAATGGCATCCTGACCGTGGATACCGACGAGCAGGCCCACGCCCGCACCCGCGAGAAAGGCCGCGACTGCGCCCGCGCCGCGGTGGAGATGGCCAACCTGGTCGTCGCGCTCGATTCGCTGCGTGGCCAGGAAGATGAAGACGAGGACGACGATGAGTGATACGTCGAACACCCCCGACAACGACGGCGGCAAGGCAGCCGGCGGCAAGCCCGCCGCGGCCCGCACCGAGGCCAAGGCGCCGCCCAAGAGCGCGCGCCGCCGCTCGCGCGAGCTGGCGCTGCAGGGCCTGTACCAGTGGCTGCTGAACCGCAACGACATCGGCGCAATCCAGGCCCACCTGCATGATGCGCAAGGCTTCAACAAAGCCGACCGCGAGCACTTCGACGCGCTGCTCAACGGCGCGGTGCGCGAAGAAGCCCGCCTGACCGCCGCGTTCGAGCCCTTCCTGGACCGCACCGTGAACGAGCTGTCGCCGGTGGAGCGTGCCGCCCTGCTGGTCGGCAGCTATGAGCTGGTGCACTGCCTCGACATCCCGTACAAGGTCGTGATCAATGAAGCCGTCGAGCTGACCAAGACCTTTGGCGGCGTCGAGGGCTACAAGTACGTGAACGGCGTGCTGGACAAGCTTGCCGCCCAGGTGCGCGCGGCCGAGGTCGCGGCGCGCCGCTGAGTTGCCAACCGAGCCGCCCGCGGGCCGGCCCACGCCATCACGGCTGGCTTGCGCCGGCAATGATGCAGACGACACCCGCCCCGGCGGGTGTTTTCATTCCTACCCACCCTCTTGCTGAACGGGCCCCAGGCCCGTCCCGGACCACCATGGACACGCAGCACCTGGCCACCGCCTCCCGCCTCGCCAATATCGACGCCTTCCACGTGATGGAGCTGGCCAAGCAGGCCGCCGCGCTGGAGCGCGCCGGCCGCCACATTGTGCACATGGGCATCGGCGAGCCGGACTTCACCGCCGCCGAGCCGGTGGTGCGCGCGGCCGAAGCCGCCATGCGCCGCGGCGTCACGCAGTACACCGGTGCGCTCGGCATCCAGCCGCTGCGCGAGGCCATCGCCGGCTATTACAAGACGGCCTACGGGCTGGATATCCCGGCCCGGCGCGTGATCGTCACGGCCGGTGCCTCGGGCGCGCTGCTGCTGGCGTGCGCGGTGCTGGTCGAGATCGGTGCCGAGGTGCTGATGCCCGACCCCAGCTACCCGTGCAACCGGCACTTCGTCGCCGCCTTCGACGGCGCCGCGCGCATGATCCCGAGCGGCCCGGCCGAGCGCTTCCAACTGACCGCCGCGCAGGTCGAGGCCAACTGGGGCGAGCAAACGCGCGGCGTGCTGCTGGCATCGCCCTCCAACCCGACCGGCACCTCGATCCTGCCCGACGAGCTCGCCCGCATCCTGCAGGCCGTGCGCGCGCGCAACGGCTTTGCCATCCTCGACGAGATCTACCAGGGGCTGTCCTATGACGCCCCGCCGGTCTCGGCACTGAGCCTGGACGAGAACGTGGTCACGGTGAACAGCTTCTCCAAGTACTTCAACATGACGGGCTGGCGCCTGGGCTGGCTGGTGGTGCCGGAGGCGCTGGTGGACGCCTTCGAGAAGGTCGCGCAGAACCTGTTTATCTGCGCGTCGGCCGTGGCGCAGTACGCCGCGCTGGCCTGCTTCACCCCCGAGGCCCTGGCGATTTACGACGAACGCAAGGCCGAGTTCCGCCGCCGCCGCGACCTGATCGTGCCAGCGCTGGAGACACTTGGCCTGCGCGTGCCGGTGCGCCCGGACGGCGCCTTCTATGTCTATGCCGACTGCCGCGGCGTCAACCACCCCGCCGCCGGCGATGCCGACCGGCTGACGCAGGCGATGCTGCACGATGCGGGCGTGGTCATGGTGCCGGGGCAGGATTTCGGCCCGCATACGGCGAAGGACTACATCCGGATCTCGTACGCGACCTCGCGCGAGAACATCGAGGAGGCGATGGCGCGCCTCGGCAAGCTGTTCCGCTGACCGGTCTCTGCCGCGGCTGAAGCAGGCAAAAGAAAAGCACCCCGCGGGGTGCTTTTCTGATTGGCGATCCGCGCTCAGGCGTTGTGCGGACCGTTGTTCGCTTCCAGCTTCTCGCTCGGAGCCAGGTGCTCGGCAGGGGCCTTGACCTCGACCGGCTTTTCGGCGTTGGCGGGCGCGTTGCGCACGCCCAGCAGCTGGCGCAGGCGGGCGCGCTCGGCCAGCACCTTGGCGCCGTAGCCGCCATCGGTGGCCGTGGTGGCACCGACGTAGTACTTCAGGCCGCCTTCGATCGAGCCAGCGCGGGCGATGCAGTCCTTGAGCACCAGCGCGCCGATCTTGATATTGGCGTACGGGTTCAGCGCCGCGGCAACGCCGCCGACGGCCTCGTACTTGTCCTGGTGGACCTTGGTCATGACCTGCATCAGGCCCTGCGCACCCACGCCGCTTTCAGCGTACGGGTTGAAGCTGGACTCGATCGCGATCACGCCCAGGATCAGCAGCGGGTCGATACCGACCTCGCGGCCGGTCAGGTAGGCCGCCTTCACCAGTTGCGCGGTGGCCTGGGCCGCCACGCGGTACTTGCGGGCGATGTAGTCGGCCACGGCCGCCTGTTCGCGGGCGGTGCCCAGCGTGCTGGTGCTGCGGGCATCCATCGCCACGCGCGTCACCGGGATCTGCGCGGCCAGGTGCGCGACCGACGGCACCTTGGCGGCAGCCGCCAGGCTCCATTCGTCCACGCCCGACACGGTCGGCAGGCCACCCTTGCCAAAGGCAAGCTTGGCCGCAGCGACGTCCGCCGAATGCGGCGGCACGGCAGTGCTGGCCACGGCAGGCGCGGCCGACATGGCGGCGCCAACCAGCACCGCGGGTGCTTCGTCACCCGCCAGCAGCGCGGCCAGCGTGGTGCGCCATTCCTGGCTCAGCGACAGCGACACGGCCGAAACGACCGCGACCACGCCCAGGCTGTTCAGGGCGTACTTCAGCGTTGTGCGGCCACCGCGCAACGCGCGGCCCGCGACCGGATGCGCGAGACGGACCTGCAATGCCCGACTCACTCCGGGTACCGGCTGTCGGAGACGGACCTGCAAGGCCCGCCCGATGCCGGGAAGATGAAGGGTTTTCCAACCGCTCATGCTTACCTCCATCCGTTGCCCGCTTCGCGCGCCCGACTGCGGCACGCGCCCGATCTCAACGTACTCAAGTAAGGATGCCGCGCCGTCTAGCAGTGACGACCAAGCATCTGTTGGCAGGCGCTCCCCGTGCGCCCAACTGGAAACAGGCTACGCTCTGGGGGAGCGCACCCTGCCACGACTAAACTCACTACGCTCCGGCAAGTCGCCGGAGGCGACCGGCCGGCCCGCTTGCATTCGGGCCTGACCATCGGTCTTTGCTGGAGGGACTTTCTGGCACATTTACTTGATGTGCACCCCTTGACACAGGGGGAAAATCCATGTTGCGACGCAACACTCCATGGAGCAAGACCGGATTGTAGGAACGGTGTTATATCCCGTCAAGAATAATAACTTCGATTTCTACTACTTATAGTTATTTGTAACAATGGTTGCCATGTCGGCATCGGAGCACCCGATTGCCCGCAAACGCAGGCCTGGCCTTGGCTGGTCGCTCGGAAAAGTACGCTGTCAGTGACAAAAAACTTACAATTTGCGCGGCTTGGTTTTGATGATTTTTTTGCCGCGGCGCCGGTGAATGTGTATCGTCACCGACTTGGACGCCGCCTTGCGGACGCTTTCCCCCGCCCCGCACCACAACAGAATTCACTATGCAATACAAAGACTTGCGCGATTTCATCGGCCAACTCGAAGGCATTGGCGAGCTACGGCGCATCGCCCGGCCGGTCGCGCCCAACCTGGAAATGACCGAAGTCTGCGACCGGCTGCTGCGCGCTGGAGGCCCCGCGGTCCTTTTTGAGAAACCTTCCGGAGCCAGCACCGATGGCGGTATCTATAGCGTCCCCGTACTGGCCAATCTGTTCGGCACGACACACAGAGTCGCACTTGGCATGGGCGCCGAATCGATGGAAGACCTGCGCGACATCGGCCGGGTCTTGTCAGCACTGAAGGAACCGGAGCCGCCGCGCGGTTTGCGCGAGGCCGGCAAGCTGTTCACGCTGGCCAAATCTGTGTGGGATATGGCACCAAAGCGCGTCAGCAGCCCGGCCTGCCAGGAGGTGGTGTGGGAGGGCAACGACGTCGACCTGGCGCGCCTGCCGATCCAGACCTGCTGGCCCGGCGACGCTGCGCCGCTGATCACCTGGGGCCTGGTGGTGACCAAGGGCCCGCACAAGAAGCGCCAGAACCTGGGCATCTACCGCCAGCAGGTGATCGGCCGCAACCAGGTCATCATGCGCTGGCTGGCGCACCGCGGCGGCGCGCTCGATTTCCGCGAGCATGCGCTGGCCAACCCCGGCAAGCCGTTCCCGATCGCGGTAGCGCTGGGCGCCGACCCCGCCACCATCCTGGGCGCGGTGACGCCGGTGCCCGATACGCTGTCCGAGTACCAGTTCGCCGGCCTGCTGCGCGGCAGCCGCACGGCGCTGGCCGGCTGCCTCACGCCGACGCTGTCCGAGCTGAGCGTGCCGGCCTCTGCCGAAATCGTGCTGGAAGGCCATATCCAGCCCGACCCGAACCACCCCTCCGGCTACCAGCATGCGCTGGAAGGCCCGTTCGGCGACCACACCGGCTATTACAACGAGCAGGACTGGTTCCCAGTGTTCACCATCGACCGCATCACCATGCGGCGCGACCCGATCTACCACTCCACCTACACCGGCAAGCCGCCCGACGAGCCGGCGGTGCTGGGCGTGGCGCTGAACGAAGTGTTCGTGCCGCTGCTGCAGAAGCAGTTCCCGGAGATCACCGACTTCTACCTGCCGCCCGAGGGCTGCAGCTACCGCATGGCGCTGGTGCGCATGAAGAAGCAGTACGCCGGCCATGCCAAGCGCGTGATGTTCGGCGTGTGGAGCTTCCTGCGGCAGTTCATGTATACGAAGTTCATCGTGGTGGTCGATGACGATGTCGACGTGCGCGACTGGAAGGAAGTGATCTGGGCCATCACCACCCGGGTCGATCCCAGCCGCGACACGGTGCTGGTCGACAACACCCCGATCGATTATCTGGACTTCGCCTCGCCGGTGTCGGGCCTGGGCTCCAAGATGGGCATCGACGCGACCGACAAGTGGCCGGGCGAGACCACGCGGGAATGGGGCACGCCGATCTCCATGGATGCCGCGGTCAAGGCGAAGGTCGACACCATGTGGGAAAGCCTGTTCGAGCGTCCGGCCGGCAACTGAACCTAAGGGCCGTTATCATGGCAGGCTGATGCCAGCTGCCGCCACAGGCGCCCGGCATACCCATCGCCACCATCCGATGCCCGCGACAGACGGGCCCGAGGAGGAGACATGAGCACCCCCGCCCCTCTGACCGAAGGGAACCTGATGTGGACGCCCTCCGCGGCGTTCCGCGACAGCAGCCAGGTCGCGCGCTTCATGCACTGGCTGCGGGCCGAGCGCGGCCTGGCCTTTGACGACTACGACAGCCTCTGGCAGTGGTCGGTCACCGAGCTGGAAGCCTTCTGGGACGCCGTGCGCGCCTATTTCGACGTACGCTTCGACACGCCCGCCACGCAGGTGCTGGACCGCCGCACCATGCCGGGCGCGCGCTGGTTCGAGGGTGCCACGCTGAACTACGTGCAGCAGGTATTCCGCCACGCCGGTGCGGGCAGCGCCCGCCAGCGCACCGCGATCCGCCATGCCGGCGAGGCCCAGCCGCTGGCCGATGTCAGCTGGGACATGCTGCAAGCGCAGGTGGCGTCGCTGGCGCATGCGCTGCGCCAGATGGGCGTGCAGCGCGGCGACCGCGTTGCCGGCTACCTGCCCAATATCCCCGCCACCATCGTCGCCTTCCTGGCCACGGCCAGCCTGGGTGCGGTCTGGTCGGGCTGCGCGCCGGACATGGGCCAGGTGGCGGTGATCGACCGCTTCCGCCAGATCGGGCCCAAGGTGCTGATCGCCGTCGACGGCTACCGCTATGGCGGCAAGGTCTACGACCGCACCCCGGTGCTTGCCGACCTGATCGCCGCCCTGCCCTCGCTGACCGACCTGGTGCTGGTGCCGCAGATCGGCAGCCCTGCAGCGCCGCCTGCCGGCGTGCGCGCGCATGCCTGGCAGGAGGTGCTGGCGCACGACGTGCCGCTGGCGATCGAGCCGGTGCCGTTCGACCATCCGCTGTGGATCGTCTATTCGTCCGGCACCACCGGCATGCCCAAGCCGATCGTGCATGGCCATGGCGGCATCGTCATCGAGCAGCTCAAGCTGATGGCCTTCCATAACAACCTGGGCACGGACGATGTCTTCCACTGGTACAGCAGCAGCGGCTGGATCATGTGGAACGCGCAGGTGGCCGGGCTGCTGCTGGGCACCACCATCGCGCTGTATGACGGCAACCCGGCCTGGCCCGACGCGGGCGTGCTGTGGCGCTTTGTCGACGACGCCGGTGTGACGCTGTTCGGCGCCGGCGCGGCCTTCTTCATCAACTGCATGAAGGCCGGCATCGAACCGGCACGCATCGCCGACGTGTCGCGCCTGCGCGGGCTCGGCTCGACCGGTTCGCCGCTGCCGGTGGAGGCCTACGACTGGATCTACCGCCATGTGCGCGAAGACATCTGGCTGGTGCCGATGTCGGGCGGCACCGACTTTGCCGGCTCCTTCGTCGCCGGCTGCCCGCTGCTGCCGGTCTATTCCGGCGAGATGCAATGCCGCTGCCTGGGCGCCAAAGTGGAGGCCTTCGACGACAACGGCCAGCCGCTGCTCGACGCGGTGGGCGAACTGGTCTGCACCGAGCCGATGCCGTCGATGCCGCTCTACCTGTGGGGCGACGCCGACGGCAAGCGCTATCGCGACAGCTATTTCGACACCTATCCCGGCGTCTGGCGGCATGGCGACTGGATCAAGATCACAAAGCGCGGCGGCGCGGTGATCTACGGGCGCTCGGACGCCACCATCAACCGCCACGGCATCCGCATGGGCACCA harbors:
- the ubiD gene encoding 4-hydroxy-3-polyprenylbenzoate decarboxylase, with the protein product MQYKDLRDFIGQLEGIGELRRIARPVAPNLEMTEVCDRLLRAGGPAVLFEKPSGASTDGGIYSVPVLANLFGTTHRVALGMGAESMEDLRDIGRVLSALKEPEPPRGLREAGKLFTLAKSVWDMAPKRVSSPACQEVVWEGNDVDLARLPIQTCWPGDAAPLITWGLVVTKGPHKKRQNLGIYRQQVIGRNQVIMRWLAHRGGALDFREHALANPGKPFPIAVALGADPATILGAVTPVPDTLSEYQFAGLLRGSRTALAGCLTPTLSELSVPASAEIVLEGHIQPDPNHPSGYQHALEGPFGDHTGYYNEQDWFPVFTIDRITMRRDPIYHSTYTGKPPDEPAVLGVALNEVFVPLLQKQFPEITDFYLPPEGCSYRMALVRMKKQYAGHAKRVMFGVWSFLRQFMYTKFIVVVDDDVDVRDWKEVIWAITTRVDPSRDTVLVDNTPIDYLDFASPVSGLGSKMGIDATDKWPGETTREWGTPISMDAAVKAKVDTMWESLFERPAGN
- the nusB gene encoding transcription antitermination factor NusB, with the protein product MSDTSNTPDNDGGKAAGGKPAAARTEAKAPPKSARRRSRELALQGLYQWLLNRNDIGAIQAHLHDAQGFNKADREHFDALLNGAVREEARLTAAFEPFLDRTVNELSPVERAALLVGSYELVHCLDIPYKVVINEAVELTKTFGGVEGYKYVNGVLDKLAAQVRAAEVAARR
- the ribBA gene encoding bifunctional 3,4-dihydroxy-2-butanone-4-phosphate synthase/GTP cyclohydrolase II, with the translated sequence MKIARTEDIIADIRAGRMVILVDEEDRENEGDLVLAADFVTPEAINFMAKHGRGLICLTLTAERCRQLDLHPMVSRNGTQHGTNFTVSIEAAEGVTTGISAADRARTVQAAVARDAKSADLVQPGHIFPLTAQPGGVLIRAGHTEAGCDLGALAGLTPAAVICEIMKDDGTMARLPDLIEFAQEHDLKIGTIADLIHYRSRTESIIERVGERDMQTPYGTFRSIAYRDKPTGQAHLALVKGSPAPDQETLVRVHEPFSVLDLLEVKRTTHSWSIPAALEAIAGADNGVVVLLNCGDSADQLFTQFSALDAPQSRPRRKPDLRTYGMGAQILKDVGVGRMRVLASPQRMPSMTGFDLEVTGYQPMNGQAD
- the ribH gene encoding 6,7-dimethyl-8-ribityllumazine synthase; translation: MDHGFYPSNLDGEGLRIGIVQARFNEPVCAELLEACVAELEKLGVEGEDTLVVTVPGALEIPLALQKMCESGQFDALVALGAVVRGETYHFELVSNESGAGITRVGLDFNVPIANGILTVDTDEQAHARTREKGRDCARAAVEMANLVVALDSLRGQEDEDEDDDE
- a CDS encoding acetoacetate--CoA ligase; translated protein: MSTPAPLTEGNLMWTPSAAFRDSSQVARFMHWLRAERGLAFDDYDSLWQWSVTELEAFWDAVRAYFDVRFDTPATQVLDRRTMPGARWFEGATLNYVQQVFRHAGAGSARQRTAIRHAGEAQPLADVSWDMLQAQVASLAHALRQMGVQRGDRVAGYLPNIPATIVAFLATASLGAVWSGCAPDMGQVAVIDRFRQIGPKVLIAVDGYRYGGKVYDRTPVLADLIAALPSLTDLVLVPQIGSPAAPPAGVRAHAWQEVLAHDVPLAIEPVPFDHPLWIVYSSGTTGMPKPIVHGHGGIVIEQLKLMAFHNNLGTDDVFHWYSSSGWIMWNAQVAGLLLGTTIALYDGNPAWPDAGVLWRFVDDAGVTLFGAGAAFFINCMKAGIEPARIADVSRLRGLGSTGSPLPVEAYDWIYRHVREDIWLVPMSGGTDFAGSFVAGCPLLPVYSGEMQCRCLGAKVEAFDDNGQPLLDAVGELVCTEPMPSMPLYLWGDADGKRYRDSYFDTYPGVWRHGDWIKITKRGGAVIYGRSDATINRHGIRMGTSELYRVVEDLPEVLDSMVVDLEYLGRESYMPLFVVLREGLVLDDALRDTLRLRIREALSSRHVPNEIVQAPGVPRTLSGKKMEVPIKKLLLGHAPQGIANRDAMANPDTLDWYFDYAERFLKARQADPATA
- a CDS encoding lytic transglycosylase domain-containing protein produces the protein MSGWKTLHLPGIGRALQVRLRQPVPGVSRALQVRLAHPVAGRALRGGRTTLKYALNSLGVVAVVSAVSLSLSQEWRTTLAALLAGDEAPAVLVGAAMSAAPAVASTAVPPHSADVAAAKLAFGKGGLPTVSGVDEWSLAAAAKVPSVAHLAAQIPVTRVAMDARSTSTLGTAREQAAVADYIARKYRVAAQATAQLVKAAYLTGREVGIDPLLILGVIAIESSFNPYAESGVGAQGLMQVMTKVHQDKYEAVGGVAAALNPYANIKIGALVLKDCIARAGSIEGGLKYYVGATTATDGGYGAKVLAERARLRQLLGVRNAPANAEKPVEVKAPAEHLAPSEKLEANNGPHNA
- a CDS encoding pyridoxal phosphate-dependent aminotransferase; translation: MDTQHLATASRLANIDAFHVMELAKQAAALERAGRHIVHMGIGEPDFTAAEPVVRAAEAAMRRGVTQYTGALGIQPLREAIAGYYKTAYGLDIPARRVIVTAGASGALLLACAVLVEIGAEVLMPDPSYPCNRHFVAAFDGAARMIPSGPAERFQLTAAQVEANWGEQTRGVLLASPSNPTGTSILPDELARILQAVRARNGFAILDEIYQGLSYDAPPVSALSLDENVVTVNSFSKYFNMTGWRLGWLVVPEALVDAFEKVAQNLFICASAVAQYAALACFTPEALAIYDERKAEFRRRRDLIVPALETLGLRVPVRPDGAFYVYADCRGVNHPAAGDADRLTQAMLHDAGVVMVPGQDFGPHTAKDYIRISYATSRENIEEAMARLGKLFR